The following are encoded together in the Campylobacter devanensis genome:
- a CDS encoding helix-turn-helix transcriptional regulator, with the protein MSNLDKFQNNGGIVLLDTKQLKTLLHIKGDATLWRYLKDGIIPQPRLIVSRSKRLWALDEVLSYLSKNKGGEI; encoded by the coding sequence ATGAGTAATTTGGATAAATTCCAAAATAATGGCGGTATCGTTTTATTAGATACTAAGCAATTAAAAACCCTACTACATATCAAAGGGGACGCTACATTATGGCGTTATTTAAAAGATGGGATAATACCTCAACCAAGATTAATAGTAAGCAGGAGCAAACGCTTATGGGCTTTGGATGAGGTTTTATCTTATCTAAGCAAAAATAAAGGGGGTGAGATATGA
- the pstB gene encoding phosphate ABC transporter ATP-binding protein PstB, translating to MKKCFDINKLNLHYGAFHALKNINMEITKGEVTAFIGPSGCGKSTFIKTLNRMNDLVEGCKIEGEILFHDRDIYSKDYDINLLRKRVGMVFQKPNPFAMSIYDNITFGPKTHGIKDKDTLDSIVEKSLKDAALWDDLKDRLYSSALGLSGGQQQRLCIARTLAVDPEVILMDEPTSALDPISTAKIEELVLKLKKDYTIIIVTHNMQQAHRISDKTAFFLMGEVIEYDDTKKIFNKPKNQKTQDYVMGKFG from the coding sequence ATGAAAAAGTGCTTTGATATTAATAAACTAAATTTACATTATGGGGCATTTCACGCATTAAAAAATATCAATATGGAGATTACCAAAGGCGAAGTTACGGCCTTTATCGGCCCTAGTGGTTGTGGTAAATCTACATTTATCAAAACCCTTAATCGTATGAATGATCTAGTAGAAGGTTGTAAGATTGAAGGGGAGATATTGTTTCATGATAGGGATATTTATAGCAAAGATTATGATATAAATTTGCTTAGAAAGCGTGTAGGGATGGTATTTCAAAAGCCAAATCCATTTGCTATGAGTATATATGATAATATCACTTTTGGCCCTAAGACTCATGGCATAAAAGACAAAGATACCCTAGATAGCATAGTAGAAAAGAGCTTAAAAGACGCTGCTTTGTGGGATGATTTAAAAGATAGATTATATAGCTCGGCTTTAGGGCTTAGTGGCGGCCAGCAACAAAGATTATGTATCGCTAGAACCTTAGCTGTAGATCCAGAAGTTATCTTAATGGATGAGCCAACTAGCGCACTTGATCCTATATCTACGGCCAAAATAGAGGAGTTAGTCTTAAAACTCAAAAAAGATTATACAATCATAATAGTAACTCACAATATGCAACAAGCTCACAGAATTTCGGATAAAACGGCGTTTTTCTTGATGGGCGAAGTGATCGAATACGATGATACAAAAAAGATATTTAATAAACCAAAAAACCAAAAAACTCAAGATTATGTTATGGGGAAATTTGGGTAA
- a CDS encoding tyrosine-type recombinase/integrase, protein MSFTTDSQLKSLTLTDDKKEQYVKDGSTKNLFILLRETSKTFIFRYKIDGSKIKSITIGQYPSISLAEARQKANEFKALLAKGIDPRDYTNEHELTFQDIADKWLQDRAKQKLTNYKDIQGRLNNHILPKIGNIKIKDLKRDKLNKCILEVKLKGAGKDGYETKQRIFIILRDILKYITIQGIIQDYTSPLAGLNFSDICKDKHEVSNHRFIKDPTKLREFLTAIDSYKGNKYS, encoded by the coding sequence ATGAGTTTTACAACTGATAGCCAATTAAAATCTTTAACTCTTACAGATGATAAAAAAGAACAATATGTAAAAGATGGAAGTACCAAAAATCTTTTTATATTATTGCGAGAAACTAGCAAAACTTTTATATTTAGGTATAAAATAGATGGAAGCAAGATTAAAAGCATCACTATAGGGCAATACCCATCTATATCACTAGCAGAAGCAAGACAAAAGGCTAACGAGTTTAAAGCCCTACTAGCTAAAGGGATAGACCCAAGGGACTACACAAACGAACACGAGCTAACCTTTCAAGATATAGCGGATAAATGGCTACAAGATAGAGCCAAACAAAAGCTAACCAATTATAAAGATATACAAGGGCGGTTAAATAATCATATATTACCAAAGATAGGCAATATCAAAATAAAAGATTTAAAGCGAGATAAGCTAAATAAGTGCATTTTAGAAGTAAAGCTAAAAGGAGCTGGGAAAGATGGATACGAGACTAAACAAAGAATATTTATAATTTTAAGAGATATTTTAAAATATATCACTATCCAAGGAATTATCCAAGATTATACCAGCCCACTAGCTGGGCTAAATTTTAGCGATATTTGCAAAGATAAACACGAAGTAAGCAACCATAGATTTATAAAAGACCCTACAAAGCTAAGAGAGTTTTTAACCGCTATTGATAGCTATAAAGGCAATAAATACAGCTAG
- a CDS encoding glycoside hydrolase family protein has protein sequence MNPAKKLIAPKLRGSDKSAQMLLKALIDGKKITNHEISKYATNSVKDILGDLKRDYGLNLLDEWVRDPKTDIRYKKYYINKSGIAYARLLLSYFTTKNRAILAKLKIRVKAKEPKNV, from the coding sequence ATGAACCCCGCTAAAAAATTAATAGCTCCCAAATTAAGGGGAAGTGATAAAAGCGCTCAAATGCTTTTAAAAGCCTTAATTGATGGCAAAAAAATCACTAATCACGAGATTAGTAAATACGCTACCAATAGCGTTAAAGATATTTTGGGCGATTTAAAGCGAGATTATGGCTTAAATTTACTTGATGAGTGGGTAAGAGACCCTAAAACGGATATCAGATATAAGAAATATTATATCAATAAATCCGGTATAGCATACGCTAGATTATTGCTTAGCTATTTTACTACAAAGAATAGAGCAATCCTTGCTAAACTCAAGATAAGAGTAAAAGCAAAGGAGCCTAAAAATGTATGA
- a CDS encoding sensor histidine kinase has product MQKRVFYFIIFSTLALALFINIFLIFSIESVLKNELFDRLKNYAYSIKSEVLSSIQNGSIQSLKDLDETYRISIIDQNGVVIYDNLVNNLNLDNHSNRAEFKDAIEDGESTNIRYSNTLLKRNLYYGLKISNEKGEFVLRISKEQDYLYAIFMSFIPYIIAEIIAVLIFSFLLAKYLTHIILRPIQGIDLKNLDSNLPYPELRVLIETLKKQNKIIKSQFKHLKQKRQELQSLTKGMKDGIIIINRSGEILSINPSAQKYFANLAKHTNISQIQNDLFLKLLLQNLRDFKDGKISCEIREQIVFMQETLVECEIVFSPIFSQKGKFKGLIIVICDITEFKRNQNLSKEFSANVTHELKTPLTSIMGNAEMIRNNLVKSDDIPHFIDTIYNESKRLLHLIEDILKLSFLDESSTKNIPFAKVELKNLLLKVYSNLKSVAKKYDIEFKFELEEAYIHGSKELLEHAIFNLCDNAIKYNHPGGYVKIKIKNLKDCVELSIKDSGIGIEPSSQERIFERFYFVDKSYSKKVGGTGLGLSIVKSVLNMHHAKVKLKSQKDIGSEFIITFAKDIK; this is encoded by the coding sequence ATGCAAAAAAGGGTATTTTATTTCATTATTTTTTCTACATTAGCACTAGCTTTATTTATCAATATATTTTTGATATTTTCTATAGAATCTGTGCTTAAAAATGAGCTTTTTGATAGATTAAAAAATTATGCTTATAGCATTAAAAGTGAGGTTTTATCATCTATCCAAAATGGCTCTATACAAAGCTTAAAAGACCTAGATGAGACTTATAGAATTAGTATAATTGACCAAAATGGAGTTGTGATATATGATAATTTAGTAAATAATCTAAATTTGGATAATCACAGCAATAGAGCCGAGTTTAAAGATGCGATAGAAGATGGAGAATCCACAAATATACGCTATTCTAATACGCTTTTAAAGCGAAATTTATATTATGGGCTTAAAATCTCTAATGAAAAAGGGGAATTTGTTTTAAGAATTTCAAAAGAACAAGATTATCTATATGCGATATTTATGAGCTTTATCCCTTATATCATTGCTGAGATTATAGCGGTGCTGATATTTTCATTTTTATTAGCTAAATACCTTACGCATATAATCTTACGCCCGATTCAAGGCATTGATTTAAAAAATTTAGATAGCAATCTACCATATCCAGAGCTTAGAGTTTTGATAGAAACTCTCAAAAAACAAAACAAAATTATCAAAAGCCAATTTAAGCATCTAAAACAAAAAAGACAAGAGCTACAATCCCTAACCAAAGGTATGAAAGATGGCATTATCATCATCAATCGCTCCGGCGAGATACTAAGCATCAATCCAAGCGCTCAAAAATACTTTGCTAATTTAGCCAAACATACTAATATATCTCAAATTCAAAATGATTTATTTTTAAAGCTTTTATTACAAAATTTAAGAGATTTCAAAGATGGCAAGATATCTTGCGAGATAAGAGAGCAGATAGTGTTTATGCAAGAGACTTTGGTGGAGTGTGAGATTGTCTTTTCGCCGATTTTTTCGCAAAAAGGCAAATTTAAAGGGCTAATTATCGTTATTTGCGATATCACAGAGTTTAAGCGAAACCAAAATTTAAGCAAAGAATTTAGCGCTAATGTAACTCACGAGCTTAAAACTCCGCTAACTTCTATAATGGGAAATGCCGAGATGATTAGAAATAATCTTGTAAAAAGTGATGATATCCCGCATTTTATAGATACAATTTATAATGAATCTAAAAGATTATTACACCTAATAGAAGATATTTTGAAATTATCATTTTTAGATGAATCTAGCACTAAGAATATCCCATTTGCCAAAGTAGAGCTTAAAAATCTACTCTTAAAAGTCTATTCTAACTTAAAAAGCGTAGCTAAAAAATATGATATTGAGTTTAAATTTGAGCTTGAAGAGGCCTATATACACGGCTCAAAGGAGCTATTAGAACACGCTATTTTCAATCTATGCGATAACGCTATTAAATACAATCACCCAGGCGGATATGTCAAAATCAAGATAAAAAATTTAAAAGATTGTGTAGAACTTAGTATCAAAGATAGTGGCATAGGAATTGAGCCAAGCTCACAAGAGCGGATATTTGAGAGATTTTATTTCGTGGATAAAAGTTATAGCAAAAAAGTAGGTGGCACAGGATTAGGACTATCAATAGTTAAATCAGTTTTAAATATGCACCACGCCAAAGTAAAGCTAAAAAGCCAAAAAGATATAGGAAGTGAGTTTATTATCACATTTGCTAAGGATATAAAATAG
- a CDS encoding tyrosine-type recombinase/integrase produces the protein MDFKQNIINIPAELMKMKKPFILPISSQAKAILKELETYRLGQYLFSINSKIMSENTLNKAIKILGFGDEATFHGFRGLFSTICHENTQEHGLTSEVIELCLAHTDNNKVRSTYNKSERLQEKAQLMEWYGYYLNNLKKEQLLTS, from the coding sequence ATAGATTTTAAGCAAAATATTATCAATATCCCAGCCGAGTTAATGAAAATGAAAAAGCCCTTTATACTGCCTATCAGCTCACAAGCAAAGGCAATTTTAAAAGAGCTAGAGACCTACCGGCTAGGCCAATATCTATTTAGCATAAATTCAAAAATAATGAGCGAAAACACGCTAAACAAAGCTATAAAAATCCTAGGATTTGGAGATGAAGCCACTTTTCACGGATTTAGGGGGCTATTCTCCACCATTTGCCACGAAAACACGCAAGAACACGGGCTAACAAGTGAAGTAATAGAGCTATGCTTAGCCCATACGGATAATAACAAGGTTAGAAGCACTTACAATAAATCCGAAAGACTACAAGAGAAAGCCCAGCTAATGGAGTGGTATGGATATTATCTTAATAATTTAAAAAAAGAGCAACTATTGACAAGCTAA
- a CDS encoding response regulator transcription factor, which produces MIYVLEDEGAILDLICYALKSQNIPVKGFSLAKDFYKALKDEIPQILVLDVMLPDGDGFEILKDLKNSAKYKDICVLMLTALDSEINKVKGLDLGADDYIAKPFGVMELLARIRVIFRRKAKEEPNSDISFNGLEFSYKNHIVKVNGKPLELTLKEFELLGFLLQNPNQVFSRDMLLEMIWGYSYDKESRTIDMHIKTLRKKLGNMSDMIRTIHGVGYKLVRE; this is translated from the coding sequence GTGATCTATGTCTTAGAAGATGAAGGGGCGATTTTAGATCTTATTTGCTATGCTTTAAAATCCCAAAATATCCCAGTAAAAGGCTTTAGTCTAGCTAAGGATTTTTATAAAGCCTTAAAAGATGAAATTCCTCAAATTTTGGTTTTGGATGTTATGCTCCCCGATGGCGATGGATTTGAGATTTTAAAAGATCTTAAAAATAGTGCTAAATATAAAGATATTTGCGTTTTGATGCTTACAGCTCTTGATAGTGAGATAAATAAGGTCAAAGGCCTTGATCTAGGTGCTGATGACTATATCGCAAAACCTTTTGGAGTGATGGAACTTTTGGCTCGTATTAGGGTGATTTTTAGACGCAAAGCCAAAGAAGAGCCAAATAGCGATATAAGCTTTAATGGGTTGGAGTTTTCATATAAAAATCATATTGTTAAAGTTAATGGCAAGCCTTTGGAATTAACCTTAAAAGAATTTGAATTACTTGGATTTTTATTACAAAATCCAAATCAAGTTTTTAGCCGTGATATGCTTTTAGAGATGATATGGGGCTATAGCTATGATAAAGAGAGTAGAACGATAGATATGCATATTAAAACTCTAAGAAAAAAGCTTGGCAATATGTCAGATATGATTAGGACAATTCACGGAGTTGGCTATAAGTTAGTAAGAGAGTAG